In Nostoc piscinale CENA21, the genomic stretch GGTCGTAAGCTTGCATTAAACCGTAATAGTTATATGCTTTGCCTTGGGTTTCGATGAGAATTTGACTGGTTTGTAAAGCTGCGTCAATTTGTCCTTGGGAACGGTAAAGGGCAATTAATTTTTGTAAAGCTTCGGCAGCTAAAACAAATTGTTGTGATTCCCAAGCGGTTGTATAAGCTTGTTGGTAGTTATTAAAAGCCTCTTGAATTAAGCTAGGATTTTCTTTGGCTAAAGATTCGTAATTACCAGCGATCGCTAATTTTAATTGTGGTAATTTGAGAATATTTTCCGGGTCAGTATACAGTAACGCTAACTTATTTAATGTATCTATAGCCTGTTGTGGTTGTTTGCCTTGCTGGTAAACATAAGCTAACTGTTGTAGATATGTTACCTCGCTGGTGCGATCGCCTCCAGCCACAGCTATATTTAATAACTCTTGATAGGTGGCGGCGGCTTGGGGATAATCGAACCAAGCTAGATGTAATTCGGCGATGGTTTGGAGTGTAGATAACTCGGCGGTTTTATCTTGTTGCTGACGTACAGCCGTCAAAATTTGATTGTAAACTTCTAAAGCATTTTGGGGCGATCGCACATTTTGATAAGCTGCACCTAAAGCCTGCAATAATTCTAAATCTACCCCTTTTTGAGCAATGGTTTTGGGTGATAAAGCTTGTTTTTGAATTGCTTGCAACCTTTGAGTTATATAAAATATTTCTTGACGGTCATTTTGATTCCAAGCGACCGCACCTACCCTAGATAAAGCTTCAATTTCCGGTATTGTACCCAAATAGCGCCGCAAGCGTATTTCCCGGTTCCAAATTTCAAACGCCGTGACTTTATCTCCCGCTTGTAACGTCGCCGTTGCTTGTTGATTTAATTCATCTAACGCAGTGGCTAAAGTTTGCTGTTCCTCCACCGTTAACGGTTGTTTATCAGCAGAAGGCCGCACCAAAGGATCAGGCGTGGTAACTTCTAAAGGACTAGGGGGAAATTTATCTGCTTGATTAGGATCTTTAGTTGCCGCCAGTGTGACAGAGTTATTCAATAAAATAGTGAAAATTGCGATCGCACATAAGCGCCTGAGCATAAATACTTTACCCGACTAAATAATTAAATGGTAACTATAGGAGTGACGCATAAAATTTGGCTAACGATCACTATCCAAGTATTTAAACCCAAATCTTTGCTCATGACCTGCTTTGTGTCACGAAGGTTGATCTTAACATTCTGAAATGTTGAACAGTTTATAAAGTAGGGTGGGCAATGTCATTAATTTGCTCGTATCCTAATTTTTACGTTGTGGCATTATCCAGCCTACGGTTATTGAGAATGGTGCAGAATATCATATATGATAATTTCTACTCAACGAGTAATTTATTGTCTAAATCCAACATGCGATCGCCCAATTAACCCCCTGGAAGAGCGCATTTGCAGTAATTGTCAAACTCCCTTAGTTCACCGTTATCTCTGGGCGACTGGTAATTTAGCCGCTAACATCTCCCCAGAAACGCAAGTTGCAGAACGATATGAGGTTATACAACCGCAAATCTGGCTAGATACGCAACCAGGACTACCGCCAGAAACCTTACAAGATTTACCTCAAGTAATTATTCCTTACTTAAAACTGTATCAACAGCATTTACATCTGCCCCAAGTTTATGGGTTTGTTTCTGCTGGGGAAGATGCAGAAGATATTCTGTTGTTAGAAAATGCCCCTATAGATGCAGCAGGTAACTTATACTCCACCATCATTGATGCGTGGGAACAAGCCACCGCCGTGAGACAAGTTTATTGGTTATGGCAAATTCTCCAACTTTGGCAACCTTTAACAGAACAAGGCGTTGAGCAAAGTTTACTCATTAGCGATAACTTGCGCGTTCAAGGCTGGTGTGTGCGTCTTGTAGAACTTTATCCGAAGCAAACCGACGAAAAACTCAGCTTACGTGATTTAGCTCAGTCTTGGCAACCTTGGATAGCATTAGCACAGCCGCAAGTAGCTCAATCATTACAGAATATAGTTGAGCAGATGTGCGATCGCGCCGTAAATTTAGAAAATATTACCACTCAACTGAATACACTCTTACTGTCAGCAGCCGGAGAATTACCACTCAGCCTGCAAGTAGCTGGCACAACCGATATCGGCACAGAACTAACCCAAAACGAAGACACTTGCTACCCCAGCACGAATGAACCCTACGACACCCTCATTCCACGCTTATCAATGGTTTGTGATGGTATTGGTGGCCATCAAGGTGGTGAAGTTGCCAGCCAAATGGCAGTACAATCTTTAAAATTGCAAATTCGTGCCTTATTAGCAGAAGTAAGCGAACAAATTGAACCTGTAGCCCCCAAATTATTGCAAGAACAGCTAGAAGCCAGCTTGCGGGTAGTGAATAATTTAATTTGCTTTCGCAATGATGAACAAAAACGCCAAGGTAGAGAACGTATGGCTACAACCTTGGTGATGGCACTGCAATTACCCCAACCAATAGTAACAATTTCAGGACGGCGATCGGATAATGCCCATGAACTTTATTTAGCCAACATTGGCGATAGCCGCGCTTACTGGATAACTCGTAATTACTGTCAGTTACTCACAGTCGATGATGATGTGGCTTGGCGAGAAGTCCGCTACGGACGGAATTTGTATAGACAAGCACTCCAGAGATTAGATGCAACAGCTTTGACTCAAGCATTAGGCACAAAAGAAGCAGACTTTTTGCGAGTAACAATTCAAAGATTCATCATTGATGAAGAAGGCTTATTAC encodes the following:
- a CDS encoding protein phosphatase 2C domain-containing protein, with amino-acid sequence MISTQRVIYCLNPTCDRPINPLEERICSNCQTPLVHRYLWATGNLAANISPETQVAERYEVIQPQIWLDTQPGLPPETLQDLPQVIIPYLKLYQQHLHLPQVYGFVSAGEDAEDILLLENAPIDAAGNLYSTIIDAWEQATAVRQVYWLWQILQLWQPLTEQGVEQSLLISDNLRVQGWCVRLVELYPKQTDEKLSLRDLAQSWQPWIALAQPQVAQSLQNIVEQMCDRAVNLENITTQLNTLLLSAAGELPLSLQVAGTTDIGTELTQNEDTCYPSTNEPYDTLIPRLSMVCDGIGGHQGGEVASQMAVQSLKLQIRALLAEVSEQIEPVAPKLLQEQLEASLRVVNNLICFRNDEQKRQGRERMATTLVMALQLPQPIVTISGRRSDNAHELYLANIGDSRAYWITRNYCQLLTVDDDVAWREVRYGRNLYRQALQRLDATALTQALGTKEADFLRVTIQRFIIDEEGLLLLCSDGLSDNDWVEHAWQDFAIPVLSGELSLTEAVESLIHLANQKNGHDNTSVVLTLCRLSKEYLVPVTSSSPQVEVEILEPEIPEPEEPEPTLTESSQALLDLDLTAEPIPEPIPTPVKKPRQRKKSVVSKGRLLALLVVGGTTLGLLAWLLLSPQTFQQACQKLPQPMQSICPQNK
- a CDS encoding tetratricopeptide repeat protein codes for the protein MLRRLCAIAIFTILLNNSVTLAATKDPNQADKFPPSPLEVTTPDPLVRPSADKQPLTVEEQQTLATALDELNQQATATLQAGDKVTAFEIWNREIRLRRYLGTIPEIEALSRVGAVAWNQNDRQEIFYITQRLQAIQKQALSPKTIAQKGVDLELLQALGAAYQNVRSPQNALEVYNQILTAVRQQQDKTAELSTLQTIAELHLAWFDYPQAAATYQELLNIAVAGGDRTSEVTYLQQLAYVYQQGKQPQQAIDTLNKLALLYTDPENILKLPQLKLAIAGNYESLAKENPSLIQEAFNNYQQAYTTAWESQQFVLAAEALQKLIALYRSQGQIDAALQTSQILIETQGKAYNYYGLMQAYDQIGQIYLQQKDYPQALSAFKQGLQLAQQLKHEESYFTQQIEKISKESGQ